From Scomber scombrus chromosome 6, fScoSco1.1, whole genome shotgun sequence, the proteins below share one genomic window:
- the LOC133981666 gene encoding tripartite motif-containing protein 16-like → MAQKDQLDRDSISCSICLDLLKDPVAIPCGHSYCMSCIKGFWDGEDQRKIYSCPQCREAFTPRPVLKKNTMLAALVEQLKKTGLQAAPADHCYAGPEDVACDVCTGRKLKAFKSCLTCLVSYCENHLQPHYTVGQFKKHKLVEPSEKLQENICSRHDEVMKIFCRTDQQIICYLCTMDDHKGHDTVPAAAGRTERQRELEVSRLNIQQRIQHREKDVKLLQQEGEAVSLSADKAVEDSEKIFTQLIRLLQKRSSDVKQQIRSQQETEVSRVKELQEKLQQEITELKRKDAELKQLSHTEDHNQFLHNYPSVSQLSEPTDSSSINIRPLRYFEDVTAAVSELRDKLQDILRDKWTIILLTVTEVDVLLSEPEPKTRAEFLKYSREITLDPNTAHTDLLLSEGNRKVEYTDEPRSYSSHPDRFTDYYQVLSRESLTGRCYWEVEWREGGFHVAVAYKNISRAGDESIFGRNDKSWSLFCSTNSYGFWFNNINTPVSGPDSSRVGVYLDHRAGILSFYSVSETMTLLHRVQTTFTQPLYAGLRLHVGLFGGGTAELCKLK, encoded by the coding sequence atggcgcagaaagatcagctggaccgagaCTCGATCAGCTGttcgatctgtctggatctactgaaggatccggtggctattccctgtggacacagctactgtatgagctgtattaaaggattctgggatggagaggatcagaggaagatttacagctgccctcagtgcagagaggccttcacaccgaggcctgtcctgaagaaaaacaccatgttagcagctttagtggagcagctgaagaagactggactccaagctgctcctgctgatcactgctatgctggacctgaagatgtggcctgtgatgtctgcactgggaggaagctgaaagccttcaagtcctgtctgacgTGTCTGgtctcttactgtgagaatcacctccagcctcatTACACTGTTGGTCAAtttaagaaacacaagctggtggagccctcggagaagctccaggagaacatctgctctcgtcatgatgaggtgatgaagatttTCTGCCGTACTGATCAGCagattatctgttatctgtgcactatggatgatcataaaggccacgacacagtcccagctgcagcaggaaggactgagaggcagagagagctcgaggtgagtcgactaaacatccagcagagaatccagcacagagagaaagatgtgaagctgcttcaacaggagggggaggccgtcagtctctctgctgataaagcagtggaggacagtgagaagatcttcactcagctgatccgtctcctccagaaaagaagctctgatgtgaagcagcagatcagatcccagcaggaaactgaagtgagtcgagtcaaagagcttcaggagaagctgcagcaggagatcactgagctgaagaggaaagacgctgaactgaagcagctctcacacacagaggatcacaaccagtttctacacaactacccctcagtgtcacaactcagtgaacctacagactcatccagcatcaatatccgtcctctgagatactttgaggatgtgacagcagctgtgtcagagctcagagataaactacaggacatcctgagggacaaatggacaatCATCTTactgacagtgactgaagtggatgttttactgtcagaaccagaacccaagaccagagctgagttcttaaaatattcacgtgaaatcactctggatccaaacacagcacacacagatctgttattatctgaggggaacagaaaagtagaatatACAGATGAACCACGGTCTTATTCTAGTCAcccagacagattcactgattattatcaggtcctgagtagagagagtctgactggacgttgttactgggaggtggagtggagagaaggaggatttcatgtagcagtcgcatacaagaatatcagcagagcaggagatgAATCTATATTTGGacgtaatgacaaatcttggtctttatTTTGTAGCACTAACAGTTATGGATTTTGGTTCAACAACATTAATactcccgtctcaggtcctgattcctccagagtcggagtgtacctggatcacagagcaggtattctgtccttctacagcgtctctgaaaccatgactctcctccacagagtccagaccacattcactcagcctctctatgctggacttagGCTTCATGTTGGACTTTTTGGTGGAggcacagctgagttgtgtaaactcaaatag